A segment of the Streptomyces sp. XD-27 genome:
GCGGCAGCGCCTCGACCACGGGGGTCAGTTCGGCGAGCAGGCCGAGCAGCCCCTCGTAGATGTCCGCACCGGGCTCGGCGCCGTCGGCGGAATGGAAGCGCACATACAGCACGCCCGGCTCATCCCGTCTCGCGCCCCGCGCCGTGGCCTGTCCAGTGGCCTGACTCATGGCCCGACCCGCGCCCAGTCCCGCGCCCTGTCCAGTGACCCGACCTGCGTCCCGCCCCGGGGCCCGCCCTGCGGCCCGTCCGGCACCTCGTCCCGCGGCCCGGGCCACGTCCGCCGGAGTCGCCCCGCGCCCCGGAGCCCCGGCGGCCTCCGCTGCCGGGGCCGTACGGACCGCGGTTCGGCCGCGTACCGGCAGCCGCGCCCCCGGGCCGTCGCCCGTACTCCGTGGTGCGCCGGACGGCTTGGGCGTGACGCCGACCGCCCGCAGCCCGCGGCCGCCGGCCGTCGTAGGGGGCGCCGGGGGCGGACCCGCCGTGACGCCGGCGGCCGAGGCGGCGGACGCGTTCCGACCGCGCGCGACCGCCGCGACCGCCGCCGGGGCCGCCGAGATCACCGGGTCCGCCGGAGCCACAGGAGCCATCGGGCCCGCCAGGTCCCCCCGCGCGGCATACCCGGCCGCCGCCGTGGACCGCGGCCGGTCGGACGGCGGGTGGGGTACGTGAGCTGGTCGGCGCGTCATCGTCCCGCGCTCCCCGGGCTGGAGTGCCACAACTTGCGCCCCGTGGCCGCGCCTTCGCCTGCGGGGCGCAGGTCGGCCCAAGGGTGCATCTCGTAGCCGGTGGGCAGGTGGATGCGCCGCGCCGTGTCCGCGGGGGCCTCCTCCTCGCCGGGAGCCTCGCCGGGAGCCTCGCCGGGGGCGGCGTCCCGGCCTTCGGACGGCGGCGCGGACGCCCCTGCGGGAGCCGCCGCCGCCAGCCGTGCGGCGACCGCCTCCAGGCCGCCGGTGCGCCGCAGTTCGGCCAGTTCCGCGAGGTTCCACGCGGCCGAGCCGACAACGCTGAGGCTGCGCGGGCCGCGCCGCTGGACCACGCCCCGTACGAGCAGCAGCCAGGAGTGGAAGACGGTGTACGCGCACGTCGCGTGGCTGTCGTCGAAGAACGCGAGGTCGACCAGGCCGGTGCCGTCGTCGAGGGTGACGAAGATGACGCGGCGCCCGGAGCGGATCGGGGGCGTCTGGGTGGCGGCCTTGGCCCCGGCGACCAGGACGGTCTCGCCGTGCCGGGCCACCCGCAGCCGCTTCGCCGGGACCACGCCCAGCTCCTCCATGAACGCGCGGTGATCCCCCATCAGGTGCCGTGAGACGTCCATGCCGAGGACGCCGAGCTCGGCGTCGAGGCGTTCGGCCGCGTCGAGGTCCGGGAGCCCGGCGGGCGCGGCCGGGCCGGTCTCGGTGAGCGGCAGCTGACCGCCGTGAGCCCCGCCGCCGCGCGAGGAGGCCCGGCGGTGCAGTTCGGCGATGTGCAGCAGCAGGTCGCGGCGGTTCGCGCCGAAGCCGTCCAGCGCGCCGACCTCCGCGAGCCGTTCGGCGACCGGCCGCCCCGGACGGGCCCGCAGCCACAGGTCCTGGAGCGAGGAGTACGGCCGTCCCGCGGCGATCCGCGCCGCTTCCGCCTCACTGATGCCCCGTACGTCGCACAGCGCCATCCGGAGCCCCACACTTCCCCGGTCACTGCCTCCCTCGCCGCCTTGCCCGCTGCCGCCTCCCCCTTCGCCACCCTTACCGGACATCAGTTCGATTCGATAGGCCGTGTCGGACCGGTTCACGTCCAACGGCAGGATCGGCACCCCCTGCCGCCGCGCGTCCGCCAGCAGCAGCCGCTTGGGGTACATCCCGGGGTCATGGGTGAGCAACCCGGCGTAGAAGGCCGCCGGATGATGCGCTTTCAGCCAGGCCGACTGGTACGTGGGCACGGCGAACGCGACCGCGTGCGCCTTGCAGAAACCGTAGGAGCCGAACGCCTCGACGATCTCCCAGGTGCGCGCCAGCACCTCCGGGCTGTAGCCGCGCCGCGCCGCCTCCGCGTGGAACCAGGCCCGGACCCGGCCCTGCCGCGCGGGGTCCGACAGCGCGCGCCGCCCCTCGTCCGCGAGGTCCCGCCCGCAGCCGGTCATGATCGAGAGGATCTCGATGATCTGCTCGTGGAAGACGACGACGCCGTAGGTCTCGCGCAGTGCCTCCTCCAGGTCCGGGTGCGGGTAGTGGGGCCGGGTGCGGCCGTGCCGGGCGGCGATGAAGGGCCGCACCATGTCGGCGGCGACCGGTCCCGGCCGGAACAGCGAGATGTCGACCACGAGGTCGTGGAAGGTCGCGGGCTGGAGCCGGCCGATCAGATCGCGCTGGCCGGGCGACTCGATCTGGAAGCAGCCCAGCGTCTCGGTGGAGCGGATCAGCCGGTACGTGGCCTCGTCGCCGGGCGGCACCTGCGCCGGATCGTCCAGGTCCAGCGGCCGCCCGGTGACGCGTTCGACCTCCCGCGCCGCGTGGGCCATCGCGGACTGCATCCGCACCCCGAGCACGTCGAGCTTGAGCAGCCCGAGGTCCTCGACGTCGTCCTTGTCGAACTGCGACATCGGGAAGCCCTCGCCGCTGGTCGGCACGATGGGCGTGCGGGCCAGCAGCCCGGCGTCCGACAGCAGGACGCCGCACGGGTGCATGGCGACACCGCGCGGCAGGGCGTCGAGCGCCTCCACCAGCTCCCAGAGGGCGCCGTAACGTTTCTGCGCGGCCGTGGCCTCCCGTACCTCCCGCAGTTCGGGCAGCTCCGCGATGGCCGCGCGCGCGTCCCGGGCCCGGATGTGCGGGAAGGACTTGGCGAGCCGGTCCACCTCGGCCGGATCCATGCCGAGGGCCGCGCCCACGTCCCGTACCGCGTGCCGCACCCGGTAGGTCTCGGGCATCGCGACGGTCGCGACGCGCGCCGCGCCGAAGCGGTCGAAGATCGCGCGGTAGACGTCGAGGCGGCGGGCGGACTCCACGTCGATGTCGATGTCGGGCAGCGCCTGCCGCCGCACCGACAGGAAGCGCTCCATCAGCAGCCCGTGCTCGACCGGGTCGGCGTGGGCGATGCCGAGCAGGTGGTTGACCATGGAGCCGGCGCCGGAGCCCCGCGCGGTGACCCGGATGCCCAGGGCGCGGGTGTCGTCGACGACCTGGGCGACGGTGAGGAAGTACGTGGCGTAGCCGAGCCGTTCGATGGTGCGCAGCTCGTCCTCCAGCCGCCGCCAGCGCCGCTCGTCGCGGTCGTAAGCGCGCAGCACCATGGCGGCGGCGCAGCGGGAGCGCAGCACGCGCATCGCGGTCCGGTGCCCGGCGCCGACCAGGTGCGGTTCGGGGAAGTGGACGCTGCCGAGCCCCAGGTCGTCCTCGGGGTCGACCCGGCAGGCGGCGGCGGTGTCCTGGGTCTGCTCCAGCAGCCGGTGCGCGGCGGCGCGGCGGAATCCGGCCGCCTCGGCGACGCGCTCGGCGGTCCGCGCCATGTCGGCGGGGCCCTTGAGCCAGCCCTCGCCGCTGTCGAGCGCGCCGGGGGTGCGGAAGTCGATGGGGACGAGCCGGCGGGCGGCGTCCAGGACGTCGGCGACCGGGCCCTGGCCGGGGTCGGCGTAGCGGACGGCGTTGCTGAGGACGGCCCGTACGCCCTGGTCGGCGGCGAAGCCGACGGTACGGGCGGCCAGCCGCAGCGAACCGGGGCCGGTGCCGGTCCGCCCGTGCCAGAAGGCCTCCAGCCGCAGCGCGTCACCGAACAGTTCGCGCCAGGGCGCCAGCAGCCGCTCGGCCCGGTCCGGACGCCCGGCGGCGAGGGCCCGGCCCACGTCGGAGTCCGGGCCGAGCAGCACGGTCAGCGGGGCGAGCGCGCCGGACGCCGCGCTTTCGAGGTCCTCCCAGCGCAGCAGGGGGCGCTCGTCGTGGTGGGCGGGGGCGGGGCCGGCCCGGTGCGCGTCGGCGGACCAGCGCGAGGGGTCGGCAGGCCGCGTGTGGGACCCGGTGTCCAGGTACGCGTGGGCGGCGGAGACCAGTCCGCACAGCGCCGCCCAGGCGGGCGCGCCGTCGCGGGCGAGGAAGACCGCACGGGGGGTGGACTCGTCGATGAACGCCCCGCCGCGCACGGGGGTGCGCCGCCGGGAGCCGCCGTCCGGGCCGCCGGTCCGCCGCGGTTCCCGTACCGCCAGGTCCACGCCGAACAGTGGCCGGATCCCGGCCTCGGCGGCGGCCCTGGCGAACCGCACGGCCCCGGCGAGGCTGTCGCGATCGGTCAGGGCGAGCGCGTCCATGTCGCGTTCGGCGGCGCGCCGCGCCAACCGCTCCGGGTGGGCGGCTCCGTACCGCATGGAGAACCCGGACGCGGTGTGCAGATGCGTGAAGCCTGGCATCCGCACCTCCTGCTCCTCACTCACCCCCTGACCAGCCTGCCTCTATCCCCTCCCCAACACCATAGACCACTTTTCGAACGTTCGTGCGATACGCGGGCGGGGGGACGGGACGGCATCGGGTGACGCCCGTCGCCTGTTCAGCCCGCACCTGAACGGCCCGCGCCGCCTGCGGGGGCCTGTTCGGGCCGCACACCATGGCGTATGACCCCTACGAGCAACGCCACCCACCTCTCCTACCGCGCCGCAGGCGCAGACGGGGTGACGACGCGCGCCGCCCTGCTGATGGTCGGCGTGCTGCTGCTCCAGCTCGCCTTCATCACCTCGTACGTGGGCGCCTTCCACAACCCGAGGCCGGAGCGCGTCGATCTCGCCGCCGTCGCCCCGGGCCCGGCCGCCGACCGGCTGGTGCGCGAGCTCGACGCGCTGCCGGGCGAGCCGTTCGACGCGCGCGCGGTCGGCAGCGAGGCCGCGGCGGTCCGGAAGCTCAGGCACCGGGAGGTCGACGCGGCGCTGGTCGCCGACCCGGCCGGCACCACCGACCGGCTGTTCGTCGCGAGCGGCGCGGGCGCCTCGCTCTCCGCGGCGGTCGAGCAGGCCGTCACCGCGGTCGAGAAGGCCCGCGGCCGCACCGTGCGCACCGTCGACGCCGTCCCCGTGAGCAAGGGCGACGCACGCGGGCTGACCTCGTTCTACCTGGTGGTCGGCTGGTGCGTCGGCGGCTATCTGTGCGCCGCGGCGATGGCGATCAGCGCCGGGGCGCGGCCCGCCACCCCGCGCCGGGCGGTGATCCGGCTCGGCGGGCTCGCGCTGTACTCGGCCCTCGCGGGCC
Coding sequences within it:
- a CDS encoding DNA polymerase III subunit alpha; this translates as MPGFTHLHTASGFSMRYGAAHPERLARRAAERDMDALALTDRDSLAGAVRFARAAAEAGIRPLFGVDLAVREPRRTGGPDGGSRRRTPVRGGAFIDESTPRAVFLARDGAPAWAALCGLVSAAHAYLDTGSHTRPADPSRWSADAHRAGPAPAHHDERPLLRWEDLESAASGALAPLTVLLGPDSDVGRALAAGRPDRAERLLAPWRELFGDALRLEAFWHGRTGTGPGSLRLAARTVGFAADQGVRAVLSNAVRYADPGQGPVADVLDAARRLVPIDFRTPGALDSGEGWLKGPADMARTAERVAEAAGFRRAAAHRLLEQTQDTAAACRVDPEDDLGLGSVHFPEPHLVGAGHRTAMRVLRSRCAAAMVLRAYDRDERRWRRLEDELRTIERLGYATYFLTVAQVVDDTRALGIRVTARGSGAGSMVNHLLGIAHADPVEHGLLMERFLSVRRQALPDIDIDVESARRLDVYRAIFDRFGAARVATVAMPETYRVRHAVRDVGAALGMDPAEVDRLAKSFPHIRARDARAAIAELPELREVREATAAQKRYGALWELVEALDALPRGVAMHPCGVLLSDAGLLARTPIVPTSGEGFPMSQFDKDDVEDLGLLKLDVLGVRMQSAMAHAAREVERVTGRPLDLDDPAQVPPGDEATYRLIRSTETLGCFQIESPGQRDLIGRLQPATFHDLVVDISLFRPGPVAADMVRPFIAARHGRTRPHYPHPDLEEALRETYGVVVFHEQIIEILSIMTGCGRDLADEGRRALSDPARQGRVRAWFHAEAARRGYSPEVLARTWEIVEAFGSYGFCKAHAVAFAVPTYQSAWLKAHHPAAFYAGLLTHDPGMYPKRLLLADARRQGVPILPLDVNRSDTAYRIELMSGKGGEGGGGSGQGGEGGSDRGSVGLRMALCDVRGISEAEAARIAAGRPYSSLQDLWLRARPGRPVAERLAEVGALDGFGANRRDLLLHIAELHRRASSRGGGAHGGQLPLTETGPAAPAGLPDLDAAERLDAELGVLGMDVSRHLMGDHRAFMEELGVVPAKRLRVARHGETVLVAGAKAATQTPPIRSGRRVIFVTLDDGTGLVDLAFFDDSHATCAYTVFHSWLLLVRGVVQRRGPRSLSVVGSAAWNLAELAELRRTGGLEAVAARLAAAAPAGASAPPSEGRDAAPGEAPGEAPGEEEAPADTARRIHLPTGYEMHPWADLRPAGEGAATGRKLWHSSPGSAGR
- a CDS encoding DUF3533 domain-containing protein — its product is MTPTSNATHLSYRAAGADGVTTRAALLMVGVLLLQLAFITSYVGAFHNPRPERVDLAAVAPGPAADRLVRELDALPGEPFDARAVGSEAAAVRKLRHREVDAALVADPAGTTDRLFVASGAGASLSAAVEQAVTAVEKARGRTVRTVDAVPVSKGDARGLTSFYLVVGWCVGGYLCAAAMAISAGARPATPRRAVIRLGGLALYSALAGLGGAVIAGPILDALPGSAWALWGLGALVVFAVGAATLACQAIAGVVGIGLAILLIVVLGNPSAGGAYPYPLLPDFWRAIGPALPPGAGTWTARSIAYFRGNGVTGPLLVLSAWAVAGTAVTLVASVLRGRRPGRGVQLVPPVPGSPHL